TTGTGGCTTTGCGGAACGTTATCGACGGTCACCAGACCGTTATCGAATTCTGTCCCCGCCGGGACGCCTTGGTCATTGACCACGACGACGACGTTATCGAGCGCGTGCAAGCGGATATAACGTGGCGAGTCGGCATGTTGAATCAAGTTCATCACGGTTGTTCCTCAGATTTTCGCTTGAGAAAGCTCGGCTTCACTGGCCGGCAGGGAACCCTTCGTTGGGGTTTCCTTGAGTTCTACACGTTTGATTTCACCAACGATGAAGATGTAACTGATCACCGCCACCAGCGCGTTTGCACCGACGAACACCAGCGCCCACTTGAACGAGCCTGTGGAGCTGATGATGTACCCGATCACGATGGGCGTGGTGATCGACGCGATGTTACCGAACATGTTGAACAAACCACCGCTCAAACCGGCGATTTGTTTCGGCGACGCGTCGGACATGACCGCCCAGCCCAGTGCGCCAACGCCTTTGCCGAAGAAGGCCAACGCCATGAAGCCCACTACGACCCATTCAACGTCAACATAGTTACAGGTCACGATGGAGGTAGAGAGCAGCAGACCGCCGATGATGGGCGCCTTACGGGCGAAAGTCAGCGAATGCCCTTTGCGCAGCAGGTAATCGGAAATCACGCCGCCAAGGACGCCACCCACGAAGCCGCAGATAGCCGGCAACGACGCGATGAAACCGGCCTTGAGGATGGTCATGCCACGCTCTTGAACCAGGTACACCGGAAACCACGTCAGGAAGAAATAGGTGATGCCGTTGATGCAGTACTGAGCCAGGTAAATGCCCAGCATCATGCGGTTGGTCAGTAACTGGCGTACGTAGTCCCATTTCGGACCGCTGGCCGAGCCCTTGCCTTTGTCCTGATCCATGTCGACCATGCCGCCGTTGTTGGCGATGTGGTCAAACTCGGCTTTGTTGATTTTCGGGTGGTTACGCGGGCTGTGGATAACTTTAAGCCAGATCAGCGAGAACACGATGCCGATGCTGCCCATCACGACGAACACGTGCTGCCAGCCAAAGGTGTAAACGATCCAGCCCATGAT
The DNA window shown above is from Pseudomonas sp. BSw22131 and carries:
- a CDS encoding MFS transporter, whose translation is MLKTKPTHVRYLILLMLFLVTTINYADRATIAIAGSSLQKSLGIDAVTLGFIFSAFGWAYVAGQIPGGWLLDRYGSKKVYALSIFTWSLFTVLQGYVGEFGLSTAIFLLFALRFMVGLAEAPSFPGNARIVAAWFPTSERGTASAIFNSAQYFATVLFAPIMGWIVYTFGWQHVFVVMGSIGIVFSLIWLKVIHSPRNHPKINKAEFDHIANNGGMVDMDQDKGKGSASGPKWDYVRQLLTNRMMLGIYLAQYCINGITYFFLTWFPVYLVQERGMTILKAGFIASLPAICGFVGGVLGGVISDYLLRKGHSLTFARKAPIIGGLLLSTSIVTCNYVDVEWVVVGFMALAFFGKGVGALGWAVMSDASPKQIAGLSGGLFNMFGNIASITTPIVIGYIISSTGSFKWALVFVGANALVAVISYIFIVGEIKRVELKETPTKGSLPASEAELSQAKI